One window of the Macaca thibetana thibetana isolate TM-01 chromosome 13, ASM2454274v1, whole genome shotgun sequence genome contains the following:
- the LOC126933370 gene encoding regenerating islet-derived protein 3-alpha isoform X1: protein MLPPMALPSVSWMLLSYLMLLSQVQGEELQKELPSARIRCPKGSKAYGSHCYALFLSPKSWMDADLACQKRPSGNLVSVLSRAEGSFVSSLVRSISNSYSYIWIGLHDPTQGTEPNGDGWEWSSSDVINYFAWERNPSTISNPGHCAGLSRSTAFLRWKDYNCDVRLPYVCKFTD from the exons ATGCTGCCTCCCATGGCCCTGCCCAGCGTATCTTGGATGCTGCTTTCCTACCTTATGCTCCTGTCTCAGGTTCAAG GTGAGGAACTCCAGAAGGAACTGCCCTCTGCGCGGATCCGCTGTCCCAAAGGCTCCAAGGCCTATGGCTCCCACTGCTATGCCTTGTTTTTGTCACCAAAATCCTGGATGGATGCAGAT CTGGCCTGCCAGAAACGGCCCTCTGGAAACCTGGTGTCTGTGCTCAGTAGGGCTGAGGGATCCTTCGTGTCCTCCCTGGTGAGGAGCATTAGTAACAGCTACTCATACATCTGGATTGGGCTCCATGACCCCACACAG GGCACCGAGCCCAATGGAGATGGATGGGAGTGGAGTAGCAGTGATGTGATTAATTACTTTGCATGGGAGAGAAATCCCTCCACTATCTCAAACCCCGGCCACTGTGCAGGCCTGTCGAGAAGCACAG CATTTCTGAGGTGGAAAGATTATAACTGTGATGTGAGGTTACCCTATGTCTGCAAGTTCACTGACTAG
- the LOC126933370 gene encoding regenerating islet-derived protein 3-alpha isoform X2, translating into MLPPMALPSVSWMLLSYLMLLSQVQGEELQKELPSARIRCPKGSKAYGSHCYALFLSPKSWMDADGTEPNGDGWEWSSSDVINYFAWERNPSTISNPGHCAGLSRSTAFLRWKDYNCDVRLPYVCKFTD; encoded by the exons ATGCTGCCTCCCATGGCCCTGCCCAGCGTATCTTGGATGCTGCTTTCCTACCTTATGCTCCTGTCTCAGGTTCAAG GTGAGGAACTCCAGAAGGAACTGCCCTCTGCGCGGATCCGCTGTCCCAAAGGCTCCAAGGCCTATGGCTCCCACTGCTATGCCTTGTTTTTGTCACCAAAATCCTGGATGGATGCAGAT GGCACCGAGCCCAATGGAGATGGATGGGAGTGGAGTAGCAGTGATGTGATTAATTACTTTGCATGGGAGAGAAATCCCTCCACTATCTCAAACCCCGGCCACTGTGCAGGCCTGTCGAGAAGCACAG CATTTCTGAGGTGGAAAGATTATAACTGTGATGTGAGGTTACCCTATGTCTGCAAGTTCACTGACTAG